From a single Paenibacillus sp. FSL R5-0345 genomic region:
- a CDS encoding GH39 family glycosyl hydrolase yields MNNDLPINIFLHNAQFVEDHWHDSIELLFVLKGKVDVYIEKKRFTLQEEDVLIINSNEVHSIQSHENNLVLALQIPISFIKTEFAEIDQVRFLCKSFLYGEEEQEKFNEIRSLLAEMMWVYNKENYSYEIKIKSLLLQLIYVLLWKFRESREDSSSRIGSKYTERMLSIVNYIQGNYMKSLSLFDIAEQEHLSVPYLSSFFQKSMGKSFSQYVNQLRLRHAVRDITYTDHSITQIAMDHGFPSLKSFHKVFKEVYKITPIQYRKDLQRHEAHEGPTSNDYATYLDFDRENAYEALFKYLPSSGQQIADKTLEKGVVTKEIRVQLSSKSKVFKPYWRKICTISKAKEILMSEVQSHLKLIQGKVQFSHIRFHGIFDDEMMVYREDTQGNPIFNFFYVGQLIDFIRSIGLRPYIEFGFMPKDLASSESSFFYKKSNLSKPKDIGKWRKLVEQLLLFCKNRYGEEEMKHWYFACWNEPDLQIFWPDTFEDYGEMYIQTYQAVKVSCPKFQMGGPDLFSETVYQESWLDHYLDFCITNHCIPDVISFHSYPVREQRLIDKPISWIHLSNDNYLNETIHLLKNKLKAKLSHLPDIHVTEWNSTPFHRDLTNDTCYKAAYIVKNVLENLDELQSLAYWSLTDLLEELPPAEETFHGGLGLITSNGIQKPGYYAYELLGKLGDRLMELGAGYCLTKSSQGYQLMVYHYCHFDRLYGTSDSLGIDALNRYHVFRDTNNLEMSFAIQGIPSGIYKLRQTTINRDHGSAYDTWLEMGAPSSLDADEVAYLNRKAVPNQVRKTIDIQGSLDIKCELNPHEVRLYELWPVYDA; encoded by the coding sequence ATGAACAATGATTTACCAATTAATATATTTCTTCATAATGCGCAATTTGTGGAGGACCACTGGCATGACAGCATTGAGTTACTGTTCGTTCTGAAAGGGAAAGTCGATGTCTATATTGAAAAGAAAAGATTTACTCTACAAGAAGAGGATGTCTTGATCATCAACAGCAATGAAGTTCATTCCATCCAATCCCATGAGAATAATTTGGTACTTGCCTTGCAAATTCCCATTTCATTCATTAAAACTGAATTTGCAGAAATCGATCAAGTTAGGTTCCTATGCAAATCCTTTCTATATGGAGAGGAAGAACAAGAGAAATTTAATGAAATTCGCTCTTTATTAGCCGAAATGATGTGGGTGTATAACAAAGAAAATTATAGCTATGAGATCAAAATAAAGTCGTTATTATTACAGCTGATATACGTACTTCTTTGGAAATTCAGAGAGAGTCGCGAAGATAGTAGTAGTCGAATTGGTTCCAAGTATACAGAGCGTATGTTAAGTATTGTGAACTACATCCAAGGCAACTATATGAAATCACTAAGCTTGTTCGATATTGCGGAGCAGGAACACTTATCGGTTCCGTATTTATCTAGTTTTTTTCAGAAAAGTATGGGGAAGTCCTTTAGCCAGTATGTCAATCAGCTTCGATTGAGGCATGCTGTCAGAGATATTACTTACACGGATCATTCTATTACTCAAATTGCTATGGATCATGGATTTCCGAGTTTGAAGTCATTTCACAAGGTGTTTAAGGAAGTTTATAAAATAACACCGATCCAATACCGTAAGGATTTGCAAAGGCATGAAGCGCATGAAGGCCCGACTTCAAATGATTATGCAACTTACTTGGATTTTGATCGTGAGAATGCGTATGAGGCGTTGTTCAAGTATCTACCTTCATCTGGTCAGCAAATCGCCGATAAGACGCTTGAAAAAGGTGTAGTCACAAAAGAAATTAGGGTGCAGCTCTCCAGTAAGAGTAAGGTGTTTAAACCTTATTGGCGAAAAATATGTACGATAAGCAAGGCGAAGGAAATTTTAATGAGTGAAGTGCAATCCCATTTAAAGTTGATTCAGGGAAAGGTCCAGTTTAGTCATATTAGGTTTCATGGGATATTTGATGATGAGATGATGGTCTATCGTGAGGATACACAAGGCAATCCGATATTTAATTTCTTCTATGTCGGACAATTAATAGATTTCATACGAAGCATTGGACTTCGCCCTTATATTGAATTTGGTTTCATGCCTAAAGATTTAGCGAGTAGTGAGTCTTCTTTCTTCTATAAGAAGAGTAATCTAAGTAAACCCAAGGATATAGGAAAGTGGAGAAAGCTCGTGGAACAATTACTCTTGTTCTGCAAAAACCGGTATGGCGAAGAAGAGATGAAGCATTGGTATTTTGCATGCTGGAATGAACCTGATCTGCAAATTTTTTGGCCGGATACATTTGAGGATTATGGAGAAATGTATATTCAGACTTATCAAGCTGTTAAAGTGAGCTGCCCTAAATTCCAAATGGGGGGTCCGGATCTTTTTTCAGAAACGGTATATCAAGAGTCTTGGTTAGATCATTATTTAGATTTCTGTATCACAAATCATTGTATTCCCGACGTTATTTCGTTTCACAGTTATCCAGTACGAGAGCAGCGATTAATAGATAAACCAATATCTTGGATACACTTAAGTAATGATAATTATTTGAATGAAACGATTCATTTGTTAAAAAATAAACTGAAAGCAAAGCTCTCGCACCTGCCTGATATTCATGTAACGGAATGGAATTCAACACCATTTCATCGCGATTTGACGAATGATACCTGTTATAAAGCAGCTTATATTGTGAAGAATGTACTTGAGAATCTAGATGAACTGCAGAGCTTAGCTTACTGGTCCTTGACGGACTTACTGGAGGAGCTGCCACCAGCAGAGGAAACGTTTCATGGTGGATTAGGCTTAATAACGAGCAATGGAATCCAAAAGCCAGGTTATTATGCTTATGAGTTGTTAGGTAAGCTTGGTGATCGCCTAATGGAGCTTGGCGCTGGATATTGTCTCACTAAATCGTCGCAAGGCTATCAATTGATGGTCTACCATTATTGTCATTTTGATCGATTGTATGGTACGTCTGATTCACTAGGAATTGACGCCTTGAATCGATATCACGTCTTCAGAGACACGAATAATTTAGAGATGAGTTTTGCAATCCAAGGAATACCAAGTGGTATATACAAGCTTCGTCAAACTACTATAAATCGGGATCACGGCAGCGCCTATGATACATGGCTTGAGATGGGTGCTCCAAGTTCACTAGATGCAGATGAAGTGGCCTATTTGAATCGTAAGGCTGTACCCAATCAAGTGAGGAAGACGATTGATATCCAAGGCTCGCTTGATATTAAATGTGAATTGAACCCTCATGAGGTTCGATTATATGAACTATGGCCTGTGTATGATGCATAG
- a CDS encoding histidine phosphatase family protein: MTFFVLSSFSVGNVGANADNTAKKEDQGITFYLVRHGETIFNVQERMQGFSDSPLTEKGIEVAENLSRGLKNIPFVAAYSSSSERASDTADLVLEGRNLKLIKDKRLREINFGDLEGAYQTDVMKHTNVASFKKFDYTSMNGENMQGVFERAKASLDQMVEANKTKGGNVLVVSHGITILDLVMGLDPKAWDMSKGGLPNSSVTKIQWKDGKYTVQKVGDQSYAENGQNKLTFYFVRHGETLFNVQKRMQGLSDAPLTEEGIKVAEDLARGLHDIPFSAAYSSSSGRAIDTADSILEGRNMILKTDKRLREMNFGDLEGAYQADIMKHTNVASFQKLDYTSVNGENMAQVFARTKAAVDQIIADNQGSKKNIIVVSHGITILDLVMGLDPNAWDMGKGGLPNSSVTIVEWENGKFTVGKVGDTSYLEKGKALSH, from the coding sequence ATGACTTTCTTCGTTTTAAGTTCATTTAGTGTAGGCAATGTAGGTGCAAATGCAGATAATACCGCTAAAAAGGAAGACCAAGGGATTACTTTCTATCTGGTACGGCATGGAGAAACGATATTTAATGTACAAGAACGTATGCAAGGGTTCTCCGACTCTCCTCTAACAGAGAAGGGAATTGAAGTAGCCGAGAATCTAAGCAGAGGCTTGAAGAACATTCCGTTCGTTGCCGCGTACAGCAGTTCGAGCGAACGGGCAAGCGACACGGCCGATCTCGTTCTTGAAGGCCGCAATCTCAAGCTGATCAAAGACAAGCGTTTGAGAGAAATCAATTTCGGTGACTTGGAAGGCGCTTATCAAACAGATGTTATGAAGCATACAAATGTTGCTTCGTTCAAGAAATTCGATTACACCTCGATGAACGGTGAGAATATGCAAGGCGTGTTCGAGCGGGCTAAAGCATCGCTGGATCAAATGGTTGAAGCAAACAAAACAAAAGGCGGGAATGTGCTTGTCGTTTCGCATGGCATCACCATTCTCGATTTGGTCATGGGTCTCGACCCGAAAGCATGGGATATGAGCAAGGGCGGCTTGCCGAATTCCAGCGTAACGAAGATTCAGTGGAAAGACGGCAAATATACGGTGCAAAAAGTCGGCGATCAGAGCTATGCGGAAAATGGTCAAAACAAGCTCACGTTCTACTTCGTTCGTCACGGCGAAACGCTGTTTAACGTGCAAAAACGGATGCAGGGCCTCTCGGATGCTCCGCTCACGGAAGAAGGCATCAAGGTGGCCGAGGACCTGGCACGAGGCTTGCATGACATTCCGTTCAGCGCAGCATACAGCAGCTCAAGCGGACGTGCGATAGATACGGCCGATTCCATTTTGGAAGGCCGAAACATGATTCTGAAAACGGATAAACGCTTGAGAGAAATGAACTTCGGTGACTTGGAAGGCGCTTATCAAGCAGATATTATGAAGCATACAAACGTTGCTTCGTTCCAGAAACTCGATTACACCTCGGTGAACGGAGAAAACATGGCTCAGGTTTTTGCCCGGACAAAAGCGGCAGTAGACCAGATCATTGCCGATAACCAAGGGTCGAAAAAGAATATCATTGTCGTTTCCCACGGCATCACCATTTTGGATTTGGTCATGGGACTTGATCCTAACGCTTGGGATATGGGCAAAGGTGGTTTGCCGAATTCCAGCGTGACGATCGTGGAATGGGAGAACGGCAAATTTACGGTAGGAAAAGTTGGCGACACCAGCTATTTGGAAAAGGGCAAGGCACTTTCACATTAA
- a CDS encoding SDR family NAD(P)-dependent oxidoreductase yields the protein MRRLDNKVAIITGGASGIGESMADLFAQEGAIVIAADINEAALEKVSQKQNVYGMKLNVASDEDWKVLAKEVHDRFGKIDILVNNAGISSEKPFDQIDIEDWQKINSINGYGPFAGIKHVTPYMAAQKKGSIINISSYTALIGQGFNHYSASKGAVRALSKAAATTFGRQGVRVNTLFPGIIETPMTQALSTSKDLLDQLIQATPLQRLGQAIDIAQAALFLATDESSYITGSEIVIDGGYSAQ from the coding sequence ATGAGAAGATTAGATAATAAAGTGGCTATTATTACAGGTGGGGCTTCCGGTATTGGTGAAAGCATGGCAGATCTGTTTGCTCAAGAAGGCGCTATCGTTATTGCCGCAGATATCAATGAGGCAGCGCTAGAGAAAGTAAGCCAGAAACAGAATGTTTATGGAATGAAATTGAATGTTGCCTCAGATGAGGATTGGAAAGTGCTGGCAAAGGAAGTACATGATCGTTTTGGTAAGATTGATATTCTTGTCAATAACGCAGGCATCTCTTCTGAAAAACCATTTGATCAAATCGATATTGAGGATTGGCAGAAAATCAATTCCATCAATGGTTATGGCCCGTTCGCTGGGATTAAACATGTCACGCCTTATATGGCAGCTCAAAAGAAAGGTTCGATCATCAATATTTCTTCTTATACAGCTCTGATCGGTCAAGGCTTTAATCACTACTCGGCATCCAAAGGTGCAGTTCGTGCATTATCTAAAGCGGCTGCTACAACCTTCGGCCGTCAAGGCGTACGGGTAAACACTCTATTCCCTGGAATTATTGAAACGCCAATGACTCAAGCTTTAAGTACTTCAAAGGATTTGCTAGACCAATTGATTCAGGCAACACCTTTGCAGCGTTTGGGTCAAGCCATCGATATTGCCCAAGCGGCGTTATTTCTGGCAACAGATGAATCTTCATACATTACAGGTTCGGAAATAGTCATCGACGGAGGATACTCAGCTCAATAA